The genome window tttgcacaaaacaaacttgagaacaataccaaaataaaattttaactTGTGCATTATATTAGAAATACACAAACCATGCATACATGCAAACCAAAAAGGATATCTTCTGTTCAAATCTAATTTTACAGTTTCCCTTATTTTTTCCAACCATTAAAGCTCTTATCTAGTACAGTTTAACATAGCGTTTCATGATCTGAAAGTCTCCTCCCAAGAAGAGCAGATAGCATCAAGCAACATCCGTGCTGAAACACTTTGGATGTCACCATCATTGTTACTCTGCCTaagagacaaacaaacagagacgAAAAACTGCAGGTGGAATAGAGACAGGAGATAGAAGagaaacaaaaaattaaaagacaacaaagagagagaaaattatCGAAATAGGTTAACATGTGGGATGTGCCAATGTTATAAATTTTCAATATTATAATATGATGGCAGTTTCTCACCTCTATGACCAGCTTATTTTCCCGTGGCCTTCTCAATGGCACTCACGATTGCTTTCATCTTTGCAGCGGAGTCAGCAAATCCATCTCCATTCTGTCGAAGAAAGGATGAGGCAAATTAAATATGACAAGCGGCATTGGTTCTTAAACATGAACTGTAGCAAACtagaaaatctatttaaaatatatacttttatgtatgtaaaacaaaatataaatttttagTTTAGACACATTAGACCAGTccattttggataaaaaaagTGAACTTGTAAATGTACAATGAAACAGTATATTGAACTATACTTAAAGAGAAACTACCAGAAGACATGGGTTTTGTATTCAACATTAAAATTGATGCTGAACAACACAacatataaaagaaaacattatcgAAAAGCAGATAAAATAAACTCAAACCTTTTTTGAGTGCACCAACTTTCCATTCACTTCCACCTCAAACCACCCTGTGGTAGAGGGTGTGCCCTCACCGGTCTAAGaatggaaaataataataaaataacaatgggAAGTAAAATTAGGAAACCATCCAgatcaaaaaattatatataaatatataaaataacaaaaacaaaatggtaaaactacaatcatttacaaatacatacaaTCTCAAGTTC of Triplophysa dalaica isolate WHDGS20190420 chromosome 4, ASM1584641v1, whole genome shotgun sequence contains these proteins:
- the selenow1 gene encoding selenoprotein W, 1; its protein translation is MAVKVHIIYCGGUGYRPKYTKLKTLLEDEFPGELEITGEGTPSTTGWFEVEVNGKLVHSKKNGDGFADSAAKMKAIVSAIEKATGK